CCTTCTGCGCGTGACcttgccccgcccccaccccactcTCTGTCACTTCCTGATTCCCGCTTCCTGCTTCCCAGAGGCTGGGATCCGGAGCCGCCCGAGGTCGCCGCCGCAGTCCCCGGCGCCCCTGGCGAGCGGTGAGCGGTGAGCAGTGAGCAGTGAGAGCGGCTGGGCTGGACTAGGGGCGCGGACGTGGGTCTGGGGTGGGGGGCGCGAGCCCGAAGAGCGCGGCGCCCCACCCTCAGTGCCAACCCCTTCGGCTGCCCATCTCTCCCTTCCTGGCCAGGGATCTTTGGAAGTCGGGTTCCTGGTTCACCTCGGACACTGCTTCGAGGCCACTTTGAGGACCTGGCAACATCCTTACGATCCCTGTTCTGCCAGGGTCCCCTAAGCCGGACTTCCTGCAGCTCTTTGCACATTCCCTGGGACTCAGCCGCGGCCTAGTAGGAAGAACAAAACCCTTTTGCCGCCTCTTCTCCCCATCACCCAGCCTCTAAACTCTGGGCATGGAAAGCTGCTTGGAACCAACTGGGACCTACATAAGATCTAAGctctgtctcttttcctttcaaacacacacacacacacccagaaacaTGGAGGAGCTTGGGGGGAGAGTCTCTTGGTTTACACCTATGAACTCATTCTAAAAACGGGGAAACTGAGAATTCCAGCGTTATCGTGACCAGGTCCCTGGTGACACGCTCTGTGTGTCTCTTTGGAGGGCCACAGCTGATCCAGGTGTCTCTGCCCCGCAGACATGTCCTTCCGAAAAGTGGTTCGGCAGAGCAAATTCCGGCATGTGTTTGGTCAGCCCGTCAAGAATGATCAGTGCTATGAGGACATTCGAGTGTCCCGGGTTACCTGGGACAGCACCTTCTGCGCAGTCAACCCCAAGTTCCTGGCGGTGATTGTGGAAGCCAGCGGCGGGGGTGCCTTCATGGTGCTCCCTCTAAGCAAGGTGGGCCTCAGGGGgtcagggtggagaggaggaatGAGGACACACCGGCCACACCTGTGGGCAGAGCCACTTCTTGGCCCGTGGCTCCTGCTGGACAAGTCATAATCCAGATTTACTGCCCAGCAGGTATTGGTGCAAGTAGAAAAAGTGTTTATTGCTACCGAGTCTGGATAAGAGACTGCAGGCATTTCCTCTTATGCTGGGTGGAGCAGAGACACAGCTGGGCCACCAGGAACCAGGGTAGTCACATCATTCTTGCACCATGGATGGGCGCAGATGCTGGGAGGAATGGAGACAAGGGCTTTTGGTTCTTCTCTGATGGCCCTTCATGCCTACAGACGGGCCGCATTGACAAGGCCTACCCAACAGTGTGTGGGCACACGGGACCTGTTCTGGACATTGACTGGTGTCCCCACAATGATGAAGTCATTGCCAGTGGATCAGAGGACTGCACTGTCATGGTGAGCATAGGACTGTACAGATGAGGGTCTCGGGGTGTGGCTGGAGGACGCCGGCGGCAGGGGCAAGCACAGGCCTGAGCCCATCTTCCCGCTCCCTACCGCAGGTGTGGCAGATTCCAGAGAATGGGCTGACCTCCCCTCTGACAGAGCCGGTAGTGGTGCTCGAGGGGCACACCAAGCGTGTGGGCATCATCACCTGGCACCCCACAGCCCGAAATGTGCTTCTCAGTGCAGGTCTGCACCGCTCCCCAGCCCTTCTTCGAAACCCTTCTCCAGGGTGATCCTGGAATGTTGTGTATCCTCCCACAGGCCAGTCTAACAGATTGGGGAAACTGGTGCTTACAAAGATGGAGACCCAGTTCAGTAGCAGAGGAAGGGGCAGAGTGGGTCTGGTGGGCTGATGGCCCGAACACCGACTGCCTGAGCTGATGAGCGCTTGCCTGCCAGGTTGTGACAATATGGTGCTTATCTGGAATGTGGGCACGGCAGAGGAGCTCTACCGTCTGGACAGCCTGCACCCTGACCTCATCTACAACGTGAGCTGGAACCACAACGGCAGCCTCTTCTGCTCAGCCTGCAAGGACAAGAGCATCCGCATCATTGACCCCCGGCGGGGCACCCTGGTGGCAGTAGGTATCCCCACAGGGCAAAGATGGCAATGTACTCAGGGTCTCGATCTGAACTATACTGACCACCTGTCTATCCTACAGGAGCGGGAGAAGGCTCACGAGGGGGCCCGGCCCATGCGTGCCATCTTTCTGGCCGACGGCAAGGTGTTCACCACCGGTTTCAGCCGCATGAGTGAGCGGCAGCTGGCTCTCTGGGACCCAGTGAGTGATGGAGCAAGcctgaggcaggcaggcagggttgAGACCTGGGCCTCACCCTAGGATACTCCTCGCTGAGGAGGAGTATGAGGTCAGGCTGAGCTGCTAAGCACTGTAGACTTCCCCGTGCTGATCTGTCTGCCTGGCCCTTGAGACATCCAGGATTTTGCCAGACGCTCCCTTCCTTGGCCCAGCTCCCTGGCTCTCCCTGACACTCCCCCAGTACCTCCCACGTCCTTGATTCTGCTCCTCCTGGGAATCCCAGGTCCTTGCCCTGCCACACTCTGTCCCCAGCAGAGCACTCCTGCACGATGAACTTGAGGGCCCCTTTGAGGCCTGGGCTTGTACCACCTGGCCCCAGCCTTCCTGTGGACAGACATTCTCAACATTTGTCTGTTGGTTTGGGAATAGTCTTAAAGCCTGGAGAAGTCTGGGAATGAAGAAAACCGTTAGCATGCTGGCAAGTGCTGCTGACTGGTGTGTGAGACTGGCTGAGGCCAGTCCTGTAGTGTTTGGGATGAGAAGACTCTGACTTGGCCTGACTGTGCCCCATGTGCTTAGGAAAACCTTGAGGAGCCCATGGCCCTGCAGGAGCTGGATTCAAGCAATGGGGCCCTCCTGCCCTTCTATGACCCGGACACCAGCGTGGTCTATGTCTGTGGCAAGGTAAGGCTGGGTGGGGCAACAGACTGGAGCTGAAAGGCAGGGAAGGGCCTGGCCAAGTGCTGAGAGCTCTTATTCCCACAGGGTGACTCCAGCATCCGGTACTTTGAGATCACCGATGAGCCCCCCTACATCCACTTCCTGAATACATTCACCAGCAAAGAACCCCAGAGGGGTATGGGTAGCATGCCTAAGAGGGGCTTGGAGGTCAGCAAGTGTGAAATTGCCCGGTAAGAAGGTCCTCTGAGGCAGCCGTCTGTAGGCCCGAGTTTACTCAAGGACCCAGCCTTGCAAGGTGGTCAGACTGAGCAGGGGCCAGGCTGTCAGCATCCAAGGTGAAAGCTTAGGTTGTGGAGGCTAAGCTGGGCTTGGTGCCATACACCTGttatcctagcatttgggagttATGAGGACCACAAGtgcagaggctagcctggtctacatagtaagttcaggGTCAGTCTgaacaagaccctgtctgaagCAGAAACAAATCAAAGGAGAGGGATGTGAATGACACTCcctggctcagttggtagagtgccagCCTAGCATAAACCCCGGGGTTCCACTCCAGCACTGTGAAGCAAGTgctgtggcacatgcttgtaattcaCTCAGGAGGTGACCTGGGAGGAGCACGAGTTGAAGGTCATTCTTAGCTCTATAGTGAgtttagtgagttcaaggccagcctgggatttatgaaaccatgtttcaaaaaataaagggagtagcacatgcctttaatcctagcttcttgcagaggcaggctggtcttACGAGTTTGAAGcaaggctggtctacatagtgagtttcagactTCCAAGGCTAcagtgagaccgtgtctcaacaaaaaaagaataacaacCCCAAAGTTGCCTAGGGTCACTCTATAGGAACCCTTGAGACAGGGAGGCCATGAGCACAAGGCAACCTGTATTTGGGGTCCCAGGTCAGCTCGTGGGGATGTCACCTTGTAGAGAAACTAGAGAGCTGTAGGGGGTTCCACCATGGCTCCCCTCCCTTTTCCAGGTTCTACAAACTGCACGAGCGCAAATGTGAGCCTATAGTCATGACTGTGCCAAGAAAGGTGAGGCTGCCGATGACCCTGTCCACCCACTCTCTTCCCTAGCAGAAGGGCCACACCAGGGCATTGGGTGAGGCTGGTGAATGGCTGTAAGCCTATGGGCTGTACAGATAGATGCTGGGGTGGCCTGAGTTCTAGAGAATTGTTGGAGGGGTGACACAAGGTGAGCTGAGGCCCTACAGTGACAGAGACCATACACTAAAGAGCAGGATAGCAGGGATAGAGGGCCACCCATGAGGCACGACCAACAGCAGGGCTGGGATGGCACTCTGGCTGTCAATCCTATGGGGAGGGGCCTGGCCACATACAGC
This is a stretch of genomic DNA from Meriones unguiculatus strain TT.TT164.6M chromosome 1, Bangor_MerUng_6.1, whole genome shotgun sequence. It encodes these proteins:
- the Coro1b gene encoding coronin-1B, which produces MSFRKVVRQSKFRHVFGQPVKNDQCYEDIRVSRVTWDSTFCAVNPKFLAVIVEASGGGAFMVLPLSKTGRIDKAYPTVCGHTGPVLDIDWCPHNDEVIASGSEDCTVMVWQIPENGLTSPLTEPVVVLEGHTKRVGIITWHPTARNVLLSAGCDNMVLIWNVGTAEELYRLDSLHPDLIYNVSWNHNGSLFCSACKDKSIRIIDPRRGTLVAEREKAHEGARPMRAIFLADGKVFTTGFSRMSERQLALWDPENLEEPMALQELDSSNGALLPFYDPDTSVVYVCGKGDSSIRYFEITDEPPYIHFLNTFTSKEPQRGMGSMPKRGLEVSKCEIARFYKLHERKCEPIVMTVPRKSDLFQDDLYPDTAGPEAALEAEDWVSGQDADPILISLREAYVPSKQRDLKVSRRNVLSDSRPASSSRPGAATATAIIDVPSGTFAGAGESGKLEEVMQELRTLRVLVKEQGERISRLEEQLGRMENGDS